One part of the Nymphaea colorata isolate Beijing-Zhang1983 chromosome 8, ASM883128v2, whole genome shotgun sequence genome encodes these proteins:
- the LOC116258563 gene encoding uncharacterized protein LOC116258563 encodes MANLQERARENQVKKKVEEALRSKMKEKALKECNGYVAKYAECAKGRTISVAWRCRQQANELNECLHQYTNDSVLEEMKRNYILEEEAKATN; translated from the exons ATGGCGAACCTCCAAGAACGAGCCAGGGAGaatcaagtgaagaagaaggtaGAGGAAG CTTTACGCagcaaaatgaaagaaaaggctCTTAAAGAATGCAACGGTTATGTAGCAAAGTATGCTGAATGTGCTAAAGGAAGGACGATTTCTGTTGCTTGGCGGTGCCGGCAGCAAGCAAACGAGTTGAATGAATGTCTTCATCAATA CACCAACGACTCTGTACTGGAAGAAATGAAGCGGAACTACATTCTCGAAGAGGAGGCCAAGGCTACAAACTGA
- the LOC116259488 gene encoding dihydrolipoyllysine-residue acetyltransferase component 4 of pyruvate dehydrogenase complex, chloroplastic — MASQLLARPPPPSTLSFSSSFRNGLRSPSAAPIPRYLRRKNPAVTAKIREIFMPALSSTMTEGKIVSWVKSEGDVLSKGESVVVVESDKADMDVETFYDGILAAIVVGDGETAPVGAPIGLLAETEEEIAEAKAQAAAKSSSSAAAASPPPPLPPPPSSDNSVPAARAPPPPIAADGPRKIVATPHAKKLAKQHKVDLGSVAGTGPYGRITSADIEKAAGILPSDSKPASVAPVAAPSVTPSPSPSPPPPATASASLPQIPGSTVVPFTSMQAAVSRNMVESLSVPTFRVGYPVITDALDALYTKVKPKGVTMTVLLAKAAAMALAQHPVVNASCKDGKSFTYNSNINIAVAVAMDGGLITPVLQNVDKVDLYLLSQQWKDLVEKARAKQLQPHEYNSGTFTLSNLGMFGVDRFDAILPPGQGAIMAVGASKPTVVARGDGFFSVKNEMLVNVTADHRIVYGADLAAFLQTFAKIIENPDSLTL; from the exons ATGGCGTCGCAGCTATTAGCTAGGCCCCCTCCACCCTCCAccctttccttctcttcctccttccgCAATGGCCTCCGCTCTCCCTCCGCTGCCCCCATTCCGCGCTACCTCAGGCGGAAGAACCCCGCAGTCACCGCCAAGATCCGGGAGATCTTCATGCCAGCGCTCAGCTCCACTATGACGGAAGGGAAGATCGTCTCCTGGGTGAAGTCCGAGGGTGACGTCCTCTCCAAGGGGGAGAGCGTCGTCGTCGTCGAGTCCGACAAGGCCGACATGGACGTCGAGACTTTCTACGACGGCATCCTCGCGGCCATCGTCGTCGGCGACGGCGAGACGGCTCCCGTGGGAGCTCCAATCGGCCTGCTCGCCGAGACCGAAGAGGAGATTGCTGAAGCTAAGGCCCAGGCTGCAGCCAAGTCGTCGTCttccgctgctgctgcttctcctcctcctccgctgCCGCCTCCACCTTCCTCGGATAACTCCGTCCCCGCAGCTAGGGCTCCGCCACCTCCAATTGCGGCCGACGGGCCGCGGAAGATCGTTGCGACGCCGCACGCGAAGAAGCTTGCTAAGCAGCATAAGGTGGATCTGGGATCTGTAGCGGGAACCGGACCGTATGGCCGGATCACTTCCGCTGATATAGAGAAGGCTGCGGGAATTTTGCCTTCTGATAGCAAACCTGCCTCTGTAGCACCGGTTGCTGCTCCTTCTGTGACGCCATCGCCATCGCCATCGCCTCCTCCACCTGCTACGGCCTCTGCTTCGCTGCCCCAGATTCCCGGATCCACGGTGGTTCCTTTCACCTCGATGCAAGCTGCTGTCTCCAGAAACATGGTTGAAAGCCTCTCCGTGCCCACATTCCGTGTTGGGTATCCTGTGATCACGGACGCTCTTGATGCTCTGTACACAAAG GTGAAACCGAAGGGAGTAACCATGACTGTTCTATTGGCAAAAGCAGCTGCCATGGCACTTGCCCAGCACCCAGTTGTGAACGCAAGCTGCAAGGACGGGAAGAGTTTCACATATAATAGCAACATAAATATTGCAGTGGCTGTGGCGATGGATGGTGGTCTCATAACCCCTGTTCTGCAGAATGTCGATAAG GTAGATCTTTATTTGTTATCACAACAATGGAAAGACTTGGTAGAGAAAGCTCGAGCTAAGCAACTTCAGCCTCATGAATATAATTCTG GGACATTCACTTTGTCAAATTTAGGAATGTTTGGAGTTGATAGATTCGATGCCATCCTTCCACCTGGCCAA GGGGCAATCATGGCTGTTGGTGCATCAAAACCCACTGTTGTGGCAAGAGGTGATGGATTCTTTAGTGTGAAGAACGAGATGCTG GTGAATGTGACGGCCGACCATCGGATTGTTTATGGTGCTGACTTAGCTGCTTTTCTCCAGACCTTCGCAAAGATCATCGAGAACCCCGACAGTCTAACTTTGTAG
- the LOC116259351 gene encoding uncharacterized protein LOC116259351, with translation MVSFGSEVLPSIGGKSRRMREKLDALLRRNFKTSKFKSLIGLAITRIGVLKNQRRARFSQSRKDVLELLKREQQESALLRVEHVIKEQNMLDAFILIEGFCHLLIERVSLIENQKTCPDELREAISSLIFVSSRCGELPELKEVRSIFTSRYGKEFTASALELRGGCEVSVTLIQKMSTKQPSLEARLQVLKEIAKEGDLQLNLEELSDLTVEGLGLNPKQSRGSADANQKEGRFKKETSTDVDDSVKFEKDQLIAGSVNVKNYSDVEEAARAAFESAAYAAAAAKIAVELSKKESQGKGFDDPDDSSSEGKNVSDSDESEGYRTTRSKYAMESSEINNLQHDEDFSYQPKDHHVIGQSPEKRKYAEKLKSRQERTPSSSSTDSFEASQEEENFSVEKSPRVDGPSVIREERHDHQVKYGGKAGSEGSLDDDQSPVESYDYGRNSRTENPYRHSTSKLRWQNSDVKKGPIQEEPNRLPQKGSYFVSVRTRPSTRQ, from the exons ATGGTTTCATTTGGTTCTGAAGTTCTGCCATCTATTGGCGGCAAGAGCAGAAGAATGAGGGAGAAGCTCGATGCGCTGCTCAGAAGAAACTTCAAGACGTCAAAATTCAAGAGCCTTATTGGTCTTGCGATAACTAGAATCGGTGTTCTCAAGAACCAACGTCGTGCCCGTTTCTCTCAATCGAGAAAGGATGTCCTGGAACTCCTCAAGAGGGAACAGCAAGAGAGCGCTCTTCTTCGG GTGGAACATGTGATCAAGGAACAGAATATGTTGGATGCTTTCATTCTGATAGAAGGTTTCTGCCATCTCCTGATAGAGAGAGTCTCCCTCATAGAAAACCAAAA AACATGTCCAGATGAACTGAGAGAGGCAATATCAAGTTTGATCTTCGTTAGTTCAAGATGTGGGGAGCTACCTGAGCTGAAAGAGGTTCGTTCTATCTTCACATCGAGGTATGGAAAAGAATTCACTGCCTCTGCACTCGAATTACGTGGTGGTTGTGAAGTGAGTGTGACG TTGATTCAGAAAATGTCAACAAAACAACCAAGTTTAGAAGCCAGACTTCAAGTGCTCAAGGAAATTGCTAAGGAAGGGGATCTCCAACTGAACCTAGAAGAATTGTCTGATCTTACTGTG GAGGGCTTGGGATTGAACCCGAAGCAATCGAGAGGTTCAGCAGATGCAAACCAAAAAGAGGGTCGATTCAAAAAAGAAACTTCCACGGATGTCGATGATTCAGTTAAATTTGAGAAGGATCAGTTGATTGCAGGATCCGTGAACGTGAAAAACTACTCGGATGTGGAAGAAGCAGCACGAGCTGCCTTTGAGTCAGCTGCTTATGCCGCAGCTGCTGCAAAAATTGCTGTAGaactttcaaagaaagaatCCCAAGGTAAAGGCTTTGACGATCCTGATGATTCTAGTTCTGAAGGGAAAAATGTATCCGATTCAGATGAAAGTGAAGGTTACAGAACAACCAGATCGAAGTATGCAATGGAATCGTCAGAAATAAATAACCTCCAACATGATGAGGATTTTAGTTATCAACCAAAAGACCATCATGTAATCGGACAGAGTCCAGAGAAACGAAAATATGCCGAAAAACTGAAGTCGCGTCAAGAGAGAACTCCATCATCCTCGAGCACAGATTCCTTTGAAGCTAGTCAAGAAGAGGAAAATTTCTCCGTAGAAAAGTCGCCTAGGGTTGATGGACCGTCGGTGATCAGAGAAGAACGACATGACCACCAAGTTAAATACGGAGGAAAGGCAGGATCCGAGGGCTCCCTTGATGACGACCAGTCACCAGTTGAGTCTTATGATTACGGACGAAACTCTAGAACGGAAAATCCATATCGGCACTCCACATCTAAGCTGCGATGGCAGAACTCAGACGTGAAGAAAGGGCCGATTCAAGAAGAGCCCAACAGGTTACCTCAAAAAGGGTCCTATTTTGTCTCTGTAAGGACGAGGCCAAGTACTAGGCAATAA
- the LOC116259352 gene encoding homologous-pairing protein 2 homolog isoform X1 gives MAPKSDDAEGLVLSFVNDQNRPLNSQNVADALQKHGLKKTAVQKALDSLADSGQISFKEYGKQKIYLARQDRFDILNNEELDRMKKENGKLQEELEQQKKAETEIEAEIRVLQSNLTLEEIYAKEAKLKAEVGQMEAKLSKLREGTSLVNPEDKKKVEATYVESINLWRKRKRIFKDLWNMLTENMPKDLKEFKEELGIEYDEDVGVDFQSLSSLLMQNKKQKRCR, from the exons ATGGCGCCAAAATCTGATGACGCAGAAG GCCTGGTGCTGAGTTTCGTCAATGAT CAAAATAGGCCACTGAACTCCCAGAATGTTGCTGATGCCTTGCAAAAGCATGGGCTGAAGAAGACCGCTGTTCAAAAAGCACTTGATTCACTTGCTGACAGTGGACAGATTTCTTTTAAAGAATATGGAAAACAGAAGATATACCTTGCCAGGCAGGACCGGTTTGACATTCTAAATAATGAGGAGCTTGATCGTATGAAGAAGGAGAATGGCAAACTGCAAGAAGAGTTGGAGCAACAAAAGAAAGCAGAAACCGAGATTGAGGCAG AAATTCGAGTTCTGCAGTCGAACTTAACTTTAGAAGAGATTTACGCCAAAGAAGCCAAACTTAAAGCAGAG GTTGGACAAATGGAGGCAAAACTGAGTAAGTTGCGAGAGGGGACATCTTTAGTAAACCCagaggacaaaaagaaagtgGAGGCAACCTACGTTGAGTCAATTAACTTGTGGAGAAAGCGTAAACGTATTTTCAAAGACCTATGGAATATGTTAACTGAGAACatgcccaaggacctcaaagAATTCAAG GAGGAGCTTGGaattgaatatgatgaagatgtCGGAGTAGATTTTCAGTCTTTGAGTTCTTTACTGATGCagaataaaaagcaaaagaggtGCAGATGA
- the LOC116259352 gene encoding homologous-pairing protein 2 homolog isoform X2, protein MAPKSDDAEGLVLSFVNDQNRPLNSQNVADALQKHGLKKTAVQKALDSLADSGQISFKEYGKQKIYLARQDRFDILNNEELDRMKKENGKLQEELEQQKKAETEIEAEIRVLQSNLTLEEIYAKEAKLKAEVGQMEAKLSKLREGTSLVNPEDKKKVEATYVESINLWRKRKRIFKDLWNMLTENMPKDLKEFKVSS, encoded by the exons ATGGCGCCAAAATCTGATGACGCAGAAG GCCTGGTGCTGAGTTTCGTCAATGAT CAAAATAGGCCACTGAACTCCCAGAATGTTGCTGATGCCTTGCAAAAGCATGGGCTGAAGAAGACCGCTGTTCAAAAAGCACTTGATTCACTTGCTGACAGTGGACAGATTTCTTTTAAAGAATATGGAAAACAGAAGATATACCTTGCCAGGCAGGACCGGTTTGACATTCTAAATAATGAGGAGCTTGATCGTATGAAGAAGGAGAATGGCAAACTGCAAGAAGAGTTGGAGCAACAAAAGAAAGCAGAAACCGAGATTGAGGCAG AAATTCGAGTTCTGCAGTCGAACTTAACTTTAGAAGAGATTTACGCCAAAGAAGCCAAACTTAAAGCAGAG GTTGGACAAATGGAGGCAAAACTGAGTAAGTTGCGAGAGGGGACATCTTTAGTAAACCCagaggacaaaaagaaagtgGAGGCAACCTACGTTGAGTCAATTAACTTGTGGAGAAAGCGTAAACGTATTTTCAAAGACCTATGGAATATGTTAACTGAGAACatgcccaaggacctcaaagAATTCAAGGTTTCTTCTT GA